In Rhizophagus irregularis chromosome 19, complete sequence, the following are encoded in one genomic region:
- a CDS encoding translation elongation factor EF-1 alpha variant 2 — protein sequence MGKEKTHVNVVVIGHVDSGKSTTTGHLIYKCGGIDKRTIEKFEKEAAELGKGSFKYAWVLDKLKAERERGITIDIALWKFETPKYYVTVIDAPGHRDFIKNMITGTSQADCAILIIAAGTGEFEAGISKDGQTREHALLAYTLGVKQLIVAVNKMDTTNWSEERFNEIVKEVSGFIKRVGYNPKTVAFVPISGWHGDNMLEESSNMTWFKGWEKEIKGGAKVKGKTLLEAIDSIEPPSRPTDKPLRLPLQDVYKIGGIGTVPVGRVETGIIKAGMVVTFAPVGLTTEVKSVEMHHEQLVEGVPGDNVGFNVKNVSVKEIRRGYVCSDSKNDPAKEAASFQAQVIVLNHPGQIGAGYAPVLDCHTAHIACKFAELQEKIDRRSGKKLEDNPKFVKSGDAAIVKMIPSKPMCVEAFSDYPPLGRFAVRDMRQTVAVGVIKSVEKVDKSGKTTKAAIKASKK from the exons ATGGGTAAAGAAAAGACTCACGTTAACGTTGTCGTCATTGGTCACGTCGATTCTGGAAAGTCCACAACAACCGGACATCTTATCTACAAATGCGGG GGTATTGATAAACGTACAATAGAGAAATTTGA AAAAGAAGCCGCAGAACTTGGAAAAGGTTCATTTAAATATGCTTGGGTTTTGGATAAACTAAAAGCCGAACGTGAACGTGGTATCACCATTGATATCGCTCTCTGGAAGTTCGAGACTCCAAAATATTATGTTACTGTCATTGATGCTCCAGGACATCgtgattttatcaaaaacatGATTACTGGTACCTCTCAG GCTGATTGTGCTATTTTGATCATTGCCGCCGGTACTGGTGAATTTGAAGCTGGTATCTCCAAAGACGGTCAAACTCGTGAACATGCTCTTTTGGCATATACTCTTGGTGTAAAACAACTTATTGTCGCCGTAAACAAGATGGACACAACCAATTGGTCGGAAGAACGTTTTAATGAAATTGTCAAAGAAGTATCAGGCTTTATTAAACGTGTTGGATATAATCCAAAGACTGTTGCTTTCGTCCCAATATCCGGCTGGCACGGTGATAACATGTTGGAAGAATCTTCAAATATGACCTGGTTCAAAGGATgggaaaaagaaattaaaggtGGTGCCAAAGTTAAGGGCAAAACGCTTTTGGAAGCCATTGACTCAATTGAACCTCCATCTCGACCTACCGATAAACCCCTTCGTCTTCCACTTCAAGACGTCTACAAGATTGGCGGTATTGGTACCGTGCCAGTAGGTCGTGTTGAAACCGGTATTATTAAGGCCGGTATGGTTGTAACCTTCGCCCCTGTTGGTCTCACCACTGAAGTAAAATCAGTTGAAATGCACCACGAACAATTAGTTGAAGGTGTACCTGGGGACAATGTCGGTTTTAATGTCAAGAACGTATCAGTCAAAGAAATTCGTCGAGGTTACGTCTGCTCCGATTCCAAGAATGACCCAGCCAAGGAAGCTGCTTCCTTCCAAGCTCAAGTTATCGTTCTTAACCATCCTGGTCAAATCGGTGCTGGTTATGCCCCTGTATTGGATTGCCATACCGCTCATATTGCTTGTAAATTCGCTGAATTGCAAGAAAAAATTGATCGTCGTTCCGGCAAAAAACTTGAAGACAATCCCAAATTTGTTAAGTCTGGAGATGCCGCTATCGTTAAAATGATTCCATCCAAACCGATGTGTGTTGAGGCTTTCTCTGATTATCCTCCTTTAGGTCGTTTCGCTGTAAGAGATATGAGACAGACTGTCGCTGTTGGTGTTATCAAg tccGTCGAGAAAGTTGATAAGTCAGGAAAGACTACTAAGGCAGCCATTAAAGCATCTAAgaagtaa
- a CDS encoding 60S ribosomal protein eL32, whose product MVNPVKKVKIVKKRIKPFIRHQSDRYKSVKEAWRKPKGIDNRVRRRFKGQFLMPKIGYGSNKKTRHLMPNGFKKFLVSNTRELELLLMHNKTYAAEIAHNVSSRNRIAIIDRAQQLNIRVTNAKARVRSQEVD is encoded by the exons ATGGTTAATCCTGTTAAGAAAGTCAAGATTGTCAAGAAACGCATTAAGCCTTTTATTAGGCATCAATCAGATCGATACAAATCTgtaaag GAAGCATGGAGAAAACCTAAGGGTATTGACAATCGAGTTCGACGTAGATTTAAAGGTCAATTTCTAATGCCAAAAATTGGCTATGGTTCAAACAAGAAAACTCGCCATTTAATGCCTAatggatttaaaaaatttcttgtatCTAATACTAgagaattagaattattactTATGCATAACAAAACATATGCTGCTGAAATTGCTCATAATGTTAGTTCAAGGAATAGAATTGCGATTATTGATAGGGCTCAGCAATTAAATATTAGAGTTACTAATGCTAAAGCTCGTGTTAGATCTCAGGAAgttgattaa